The genomic interval CTTGTTACGGCCTCAATTTTTTCAGTCATATCAAACCATTTTGATTCTTTTTCTTTTGAAATTGCCCTTGACAGAGTAGATAATACTTCGGATCGTGGATCAGTTGTTCTGTATACCGCATGGCCCATTCCCATTACTCTTTTTCCTTCTTCAATTCTTTTAGCCACCCAATCTTCTACGTTGGCAATATCGTCAATTTCAAGTAACATTTTCATCACTTGGATGTTAGCCCCACCGTGAAGCTCTCCCGATAGTGCACCAACTGCCCCACCTATAGAAGCGTAAATACTAGCGCGAGTAGAAGCAATTTCTCTTGCTGCAAAAGTTGAGGCGTTAAAACTATGTTCAGCATGCAAGATTAGACTAATGTCAAATATTTTTGAAACCTCATGTTTAGGATGTTCACCTCGAAGCATGTATAGAAAATTATGAGCGTGTGAATTATCAGATAAAGGGTCTACTGGTTCTAACTTGTTTCTGATTCTATCCCATGCTGCCACAATGGTTGGGATTTTTGCTATTAGGGAGATAGCTCTCTCAATGTTTGCAGTTTTTCCATCATCTGCTCTATTAATATCATAGTCTGCCAGTTCCAAAATTGATGATTGTAAAACGTCCATCGGATGTGCGGTTGCTGGTTTATTTTTCATATTTTTTAAGATCGAATCAGGAATTCTTCTTGATTCAGTCAATTTAGCATTAAATTCATCAAGTTGTTGTGTGAGAGGGAGATCCCCAAATAGCAAAAGATATGCAGTTTCTTCATAAGTAGAATGATTTGCAAGATCAAGGATGTCGTAGCCTCTATAGATTAACTTGCCATTTTCGCCGTCAATGGAAGATATCTTAGTGTCAGCTACCTCAATATTCCTCAAACCAATATTACGTGTGTCCAATGACCTTACATCTAATATGATTTCTGTATATTAAAATATTCTATCTAAAATAGTGAATAATTCATTTTGAATGAGTGCCTAAAATTCTTTTTTTAAACAACTTAACTTAGCATAATCGCAACAAATTTAACGGAATATTTTGAAGATTCTTCATCATTAATGGATTTTAGTCAGATAACTGAAGTAATAGTTAATTTCATAAAAAATGAAATAGAGGCTAGAAAAGCAGAAAGTGTCGTTATTGGAATTTCTGGGGGAATAGACTCCGCAGTACTTGCTTATTTAGCAGTCATGGCATTAGGCAAAAAGAGGGTTTTAGGTCTACTCATGCCAGATAAGGATGTTACTCCATTGAGTGATATCACTGACGGTTTACAAGTATGTAATCTCTTGGGGATAGGGTACAAGAAGGCCGAAGTCAATTCCCCAAAACAAGGTTTCAATAAAATTTTAGAACGCTCTGAAAATAGAGTAATAGAAGGAAATTTGGTTGCACGAATAAGAATGTGCATTTTATATTATTATGCAGCTATGAACAGTGGACTTGTTCTTGGCTCTTCAAATAAAACAGAATTGTTTCTTGGTTATTTTACAAAATATGGAGACGGCGCTGCAGATCTGCTGCCTTTAGGAGACTTGTACAAGACAGAGATCATTGGACTGGGTAAATATCTTGAAATCCCAAATGCAATTTTAGATAAAAAAAGTAGTGCACGCCTCTGGACGAATCAGATAACAGAAGTGGAATTAGGATTACCCTTTAGTCAACTTGATGTTGTTGTTGACAAGCTGCTTGATTTGCAAAAAAATAAGGTATACAACCAAATTTCAGATTACAAAAGTGATTTTCCTGGAATCGATCTACAATCGGTACAACGAATACAAAAACTAATAGTTGCAAACCAACACAAGTTGTCATTTCCACCTCTATGCAAATTGCCAAAAGGTATCTGATTCGATCAAATAAACCGGACTAACCATATCACTTTTAAATAGGAACCCAATTTTTCTACTATTATGGTCCTTGGGAAAGAAATACGACTTGGTCGAATTCTGACGAATGGAAAAATGCTTTGTATCCCTTTAGATCATGGGATTAGCAGCGGTCCAATCGCAGGAATCAAGAATATAGCTAATTTGATTGATCAAACCCAAGATTCTGGTTTGACATGTTTTCTTGTAAACAAGGGCATAATAAAAGCGCTCCCTACGCCACCAAGGATTGGCATTATTGCACACATGTCAGCTGCTACATCACTTGGCCCTGATCCGAACAACAAAATTTTGATGGGATCGGTTAAGGAGGCAATAAGACTAGGCGCTGATGGAGTATCCTTGCACATAAACATAGGTTCAAAAGAAGAGCCAAAAATGTTGTTTAAACTTGGACAAGTTGCTGATGAATGTAATGAGTGGAATATTCCCTTAATAGCAATGATGTATCCGAGGGGTGAAAATATAAAGAATCCTCATGATCCTTCTATTGTAGCTCATGCTGCTAGGATTGGTGCAGAGGCAGGAGCTGACATTGTAAAAACCGTCTATACAGGCGACCCTAATTCATTTAGAGAAGTGGTAAAAAGTTGCCCTGTTCCAATTGTGATTGCAGGGGGTCCAAAATCAAATACTGATTCAGAAATATTGCAAATGTGTAGAGATGCCATGAATGCAGGAGCAATTGGAGTAACTTTTGGAAGAAACATTTTTCAACATAAAAGGCCTAATGAAATAATAAAAGCCTTGCATTCTATAATATTTGAGAAGTTTTACAATGAACGATCCAAGCTTGGGAAAAATAAGAAAAAATCAGAATAAAAAGATCATAGTGAAGCCAACAGGATATGATGATTCTGATTTATCAATCTTGCCAGCAAACCTAAAAAAAAATGAGCTTGATAAATTCATAAATTTGGTTAACGATCTCAAAGACGAAATCGATCTCGTATTTATTAACCCTTCTGAAATAGATTCGATTGATAAAGATAAAGTTGAGGCCTTTAAAGAAAAAATAGTTTTCTATTCCAAGGATGCCGACTATGTGATAGTTGATGATAGTAATTCTGAACATACACAAAAAAGTGCAAGTTCCCAATCATCAGCTCCAGCTCCAAATCTTTTGGAGGAAAAAGTTTCGACCAATCGTTCGAGATATGGAATATACAGAAATGTAAAAAGTAATGAAGACATCACCCAAATCAAAGAATACTTAGTTTCTAATAATTTCAGCTTTGTAATTATCGAATTAGATGATTGGAGAATCATTCCTCTTGAGAATATAATAGCCTCACTTCAAAGTACATCCATTGAAATTTTTGCAGTTGCCAAATCAATCGACGAAGTAGAGACCCTATTTACTATATTGGAATTGGGCGTTGATGGTGTCGTAATTACTGCAAATAGTCCAGATGAAATCAAGAAAGTCAGCAATATCATTCACAAATCCAAATTTGAAATAAGACCTGCGGTAATTGAAGAGGTAGTCGATGTTGGAATGGGTGAAAGGGTATGTATCGATACTGTTTCAATGCTAAATCAAGGAGAAGGGATGCTTGTGGGTAATAAGTCAAATTTCCTGTTTCTAATCCATAATGAATCTATTGGTTCATCTTTTACCTCTCCTAGACCATTCAGAGTCAACGCAGGAGCAGTCCATTGTTATACTATTATTCCAGGAGGAACTACCAATTACCTCTCAGAACTGGAATCTGGAAGTCAGGTCTTTATTGTAAATGACAAGGGGCTCGCAAGAGTTGTTGTTGTTGGACGTGCAAAAATTGAATCAAGACCGTTGAAATTGTTTCGGGCTAAAATCAGTGATAATGAGCATGGAAGCATTATAGTGCAGAATGCAGAAACCATCAGATTCTTAGGAAAAGATGGCAGTATTCTCCCTGTAACTCATGCCAAAGTAGGCGATTCAATTTTAGTTTATTCTAAACCACCAACAGGTAGGCATTTTGGTATGGAGGTATCCAATGAATACATACTAGAAAAATAAATTTGTTAATTTTTTTTATCAATCTGTTTACATTTTTAGAGTATTGGGATTATGGACTCTTTGCAGAAGAATGATTTGTGCTAGTAAGACCTGAATCAATTTATGACAAGATATTATTGGGTAATTGTAATAAATTATTAAAAAATATACCTGCCAATACAATTCAATTGACTATCACATCTCCCCCATACGGAAACGCAATTGATTATGACTTGCACACAACCAAAAAAAATACAGAGTATTATAGGGGTGTTACCAAGGTTACATTGGAAGAATACTTAGATAGCATGGTATCAGTTTTCAATGATCAGGTTTTTAGAGTAACTAAGGAAGGTGGATATTGCTGCATAGTGATTGCAAATGAAGTTGTTAATGGAACATTAATTCCGTTGCCACATCTACTCTTATCTAGACTTGTAAATCCTAGCGGAAACTGGAGCTTGCATGAAGAGATAATATGGCACAAGGTAACTGGTGGTACAAACCGATATGGATCGTTTGTGATCAATCCCTATCCTAAATATTACCGAGCAAATATCATGCATGAATTTATTCTTGTTTTACGCAAAGGAGATGTTAAAAGTGGTCGTACCCAAAGACGAGAGATACTGCCTGCAACGCATGAAGAATGGACTAAAGAAATTGCCAACTCAGTTTGGCACATAGCTCCTGTTCCTCCAGGATATATCAATCACCCATGTCCTTTTCCAGAAGAAATACCATACAGACTAATGAAAATATATTCTTATAATGGAGATGTTGTTTTGGACCCATTTAACGGAAGCGGTCAGACGACCAAGGTAGCTTATAATTTGGATCGACATTTTCTTGGTATGGATATTAAGCAAGAATACGTAGATTTAGCTAAATCGCGCATGACTAGCGAAGAGCTTCACATTAGGCCCGAAGCCTTAATAGCAAATTGGAAAAAAATTGCCTCACATGTTGTTTAAGAGTCATTACAGTTTCCTTTTTCCAAATATCCCACTAACAACAAAAGAGAATTTTGAAGTATTTTAACTTCAAAATGCATACTTTTTAAGCATAGTTTATATTTTTTATTTTTACAACATATCACTCTAGGGTAAATGACGCCTGGAGATATGCTGTTTATTGATCACCTAAAGGAGCTAAGAAATCGCCTCCTGAAAATTATTGTAATCACAATTGCAATAATGGTTGTCTGTACAGTTTTTGGAATACAGTTGGTGACCGTAGGTGGTCATTCTTTTTATTTTTTGGTTCCCACAGTCTATAACAACATTGCCAGTCAGGTTACTCTATTTTTGAGCGACAATCTTGTACCACCACAGGTAGAGCTTATACAAACAGCCCCAGGGCAAGCCCTATATGCGCAGATTTATGTTGCGATACTTTTGTCGATTTCTTGCGCAGTGCCTCTTATTGCTAGAGAAATCTTGGCTTTCATTAGTCCTGCAATGTCTATTACGAGCAAGAGAAGAGCAATTTTAACGATTATTCTACCTACCGCTGCCTTGTTTTTTGCAGGGGTGTTATTTTCATTTTATTTGGCGATTCCCATTACACTGACTTTCTTGTATCAATATGGACAATCGATTGGCGTTTTAACCTTCTTAAATATCTCTGATTTCATAAACTTTATACTACAATTCTTCATTGCATTTGGAATTTCATTTCAACTACCCCTCATAATGTTTTTTCTTTCTTATAGCGGACTTGTAGGCTTGAAGTTTTGGATAAAAAATTTTAAATTTGCGCTGCTTATTATTATTGTCTTTGGAGCTGTTATTACACCAGATGGAAGTGGAATTACAATGTGGTTTATCTCTGTTCCTATGTTGGCCTTATATTTAATAGGTATTTTCCTGATTAGACTACGAATTCAAGATTCAAATAATTGATAACACCTTTTTGGACCTTTTCATCATGGCTACAATAATATAGTATCGGCTTAAATTACAATTTTTACTCAAATGAATTATAAACACACGAGAGTTATTTTTAATTTATTGCCAAGAAACAGAAAAAAAATATGTGTATCTATTCCAATTGTAGACGATCAAACCAAAGATAAAAACAAAGAATTAGAATTGCCTCTTTGTAATATAGAAAAAGCGATTCAAAAAGGTGCCGAAATGATTGAGTGTAGGTTTGATTTTGTTAAAGACTATTCACGAATTGACGATTACTTGCAGGTATTGTCAAAATATAAAGATCAAAGTGTGTATACATTAAGACCTGAGAATGAAGGTGGTCAATTTAGTAATGATCATTCTCAACGCATCATTTTGCTTAAAAAATTGATTGATGCGAAACCTCTTTTTGTAGACATAGAATATGATCTCATTTCTAAGAATGATGTGCTAGCTGATATTGTTGAAAATAGTGACACTCGAATCTTAGTGTCCTGGCATGATTTTGCAAGTACTCCTCACCAAGACGAATTAATCAATTTGGTCAACAAGATGAGAGTTTTTAGTCCCTATTTAAAGATTGTTACTACGGCTAAAAACATAAATGATTCCCTTAAAATACTTAATTTATATCAGTGTGTGGATACTCATGTAAATCTGGTTGCATTTGCAATGGGAGAAGCTGGCGCAATCAGCAGGATTTTGTGTACGGTGACAGGTGATGCTCCTTTTACCTATGCAGCTTTAGGTAATGCAATCGCCCCAGGGCAAATGTCAATAGATCAAATGAAAATGTTTGAGAAATTATTTGAGTGCAAGTTGATATAAGATTTACAATTTTAATAGGTTGGACAAATAGATCACTATTTTGTTAAATATTTCTTGGAAATAATAAAAAATTCACAAATTTATATATTGATTAATCAGGTCTAGATGTTATTTGAAGTTAATCAATCCATCAAGATTTCGAAATGTTAAGTATCACTGTAGGAAAAGATATGTTGGGTAAATTAGATTAAATACCCAAGGGTAAGAAGCGTACGTCTATGAGTGGCATTGGAACTAAGCCTTCAGCTGCCAATGAAGGAGTTAATATTAAGTCCAAAGCTTTTTGTATTATTGGAAACCCTATTGAACATTCGCTGTCTCCGCTGATGCAAAATGCGGCCTTTAGACATGCAAATCTCAATTATTCATACATTGCATTCAAGGTTCCAGCAGACGAACTCCAAGGGGCTGTTGAATCAATGAGGAAAATAAGGATGGCAGGATTTAATGTTACCATTCCTCACAAAGTTGAAATTGTAAAGTTGTTGGACAAGTTAAGTGATGAGGCCTCGCTTGCTGGCTCTGTCAATACGGTAAACAATGAAAATGGCCAACTGGTCGGATACAATACTGATATTGATGGGGTTCTGGAACCTATAGAAAAAAGAATTTCTAATTTTAACGGCTTAAATGTATTAATACTCGGTGCTGGAGGATCATGTAGAGCTGCACTTGTTGGATTAGCAAGAAAAAAAGGGATTAATACCATAAGTATATTTAACAGGGATCAAAGTAAACTACACAGAGTAATCCGTTTAGGATTTGATTTAAATCTAAACTGTATACCTTTTAAGTTTGAAGATATCGTCAAATTGTCTGAGGTCAGTATGAAATCGGACCTAATCATAAATACTACCTCGATTGGATTGCAAGGGGAAAAAAGTCCGGTAATCACGGATTTCATTCGAAAGGATACCGTTGTTTTTGATATAGTATACAAGCCAATAAATACAGACTTGATTGAAAACGCTAAAAAGGCTGGTGCGAAAATCATATTTGGGTATGAAATGTTACTATCTCAAGGATATAAGGCATTTGAAATCTGGACAGGAATGAAGGCGCCAAGAGAGATAATGAAACAAGCACTGTTTGGAATTTTTGGTGAGCCAAAATAAGATGACATTATCAGCAACCGCAACAATGTTTGGAGCGATATCAATTGTAAATGCAATTGCTACTGGAAAAGGGTCTACATTAGGCATATCGTTAAGGGTTTCTGTAAAAATTACATTAGAACCCGGTCATATGGGAATATCTAGAAATTTTGTCAATGACAAGCTAGTTAATAGAATTATCCGGACTATTTTACCCAATAGCTTGATAAAGAATCATTTTATATCTATTAATTTAACTTCAGAGATCCCTGCAGGTTGGGGTCTTAAGAGCTCAAGCGCGGTTTCAAACGCAGTATCTCTTGCATGTTACAAACTATTGAATGACAAAATATATGACAGATCAGTTTTGAATACGGCAGTAAACTCATCACTTTGGGCCAAAGTAAGTATAACAGGAGCATACGATGATGCATGCGGTTGTTATTATGGTGGATTAGTATTGACAGATAATCACTATAAGAAACTGATCAGAAGAGATCCAGTAAACGAAGAGCTGCATGTGCTAATATTTCTGCCTACTGGAGTTGCAAGAGGTGAAGTAAAAAACTTGACTTATCATAAAGAGCTGTTCAATCATGCCTTCAGATTGGCATTAAAAGGTGATTACTGGAAAGCTATGAATTTAAACGGAGTTGTTACCAATTCTATCCTTTATAACAACTATCTGCCTGCTACCAAGGCTTTGGAAAACAATTGTCTGGGTGTAAGCTATTCTGGTAATGGACCCGCGATCGCAATGGTCGTTCATAAAGATAATGTAGAGAATTTAAAAAATTCCTTAGAAAAACTGGAGGGAAAGATTATTCATACTAAAGCGAATAATACCAAATCCCATGTTTTTTAAAATGTTGGTTAATTAGCTTATACTTTTAATGGCTAATTAAAAACTATAATTGCCAAATTAATTAGCGATCCAAAAGAAATTGCTAACGATGTATCATATTTTTTGAATATCATTGGTTATTGTTATGGTTGTAACTAGTTTAAAGTTCAATTAGAAATAGTAAATCATTGATTTATTTTTCTACATGAGTCGTTTCAAAATCAAGATATAGTATCATCATTTGAATAGTTATGCTTAGCTGCTCTCAAAATACATACAAGTAACACATAATCTTATGATGATGTAATTAAGCTGAGTTAGTATCGTCAATGGCCATTGTGATGTTAAAATCATAGGAAATACATTAAAAACATGATCAAAATATTTATTAGGCCAGAAATAAAAAAAATAAGAATTGAATATTTTAAATTATTTTTTTGATACTAATCCAGTGAATACTAATTAAAGCAGGTTGCCATTATGAAGGTTAATGTAAAGAAATCAAATTTATCTGGAAAAATACAATGCCCCCCAAGTAAAAGTTTTAGTCACAGAGCCTTAGTCATTTCGAGCCTAGCATTAGGAAAATCATTACTTAATAATGTATTACTTTCTAGAGATACCAGAGCAACTATTAATTGCTGCAAAATGTTAGGAGTGGACTTACAATTATCTGGATCGAATATTTTACCAAAGAATAGTGATAACATTACCG from Candidatus Nitrosocosmicus hydrocola carries:
- the aroD gene encoding type I 3-dehydroquinate dehydratase translates to MPRNRKKICVSIPIVDDQTKDKNKELELPLCNIEKAIQKGAEMIECRFDFVKDYSRIDDYLQVLSKYKDQSVYTLRPENEGGQFSNDHSQRIILLKKLIDAKPLFVDIEYDLISKNDVLADIVENSDTRILVSWHDFASTPHQDELINLVNKMRVFSPYLKIVTTAKNINDSLKILNLYQCVDTHVNLVAFAMGEAGAISRILCTVTGDAPFTYAALGNAIAPGQMSIDQMKMFEKLFECKLI
- a CDS encoding shikimate kinase; its protein translation is MTLSATATMFGAISIVNAIATGKGSTLGISLRVSVKITLEPGHMGISRNFVNDKLVNRIIRTILPNSLIKNHFISINLTSEIPAGWGLKSSSAVSNAVSLACYKLLNDKIYDRSVLNTAVNSSLWAKVSITGAYDDACGCYYGGLVLTDNHYKKLIRRDPVNEELHVLIFLPTGVARGEVKNLTYHKELFNHAFRLALKGDYWKAMNLNGVVTNSILYNNYLPATKALENNCLGVSYSGNGPAIAMVVHKDNVENLKNSLEKLEGKIIHTKANNTKSHVF
- a CDS encoding NAD+ synthase — encoded protein: MDFSQITEVIVNFIKNEIEARKAESVVIGISGGIDSAVLAYLAVMALGKKRVLGLLMPDKDVTPLSDITDGLQVCNLLGIGYKKAEVNSPKQGFNKILERSENRVIEGNLVARIRMCILYYYAAMNSGLVLGSSNKTELFLGYFTKYGDGAADLLPLGDLYKTEIIGLGKYLEIPNAILDKKSSARLWTNQITEVELGLPFSQLDVVVDKLLDLQKNKVYNQISDYKSDFPGIDLQSVQRIQKLIVANQHKLSFPPLCKLPKGI
- a CDS encoding citrate/2-methylcitrate synthase — translated: MDTRNIGLRNIEVADTKISSIDGENGKLIYRGYDILDLANHSTYEETAYLLLFGDLPLTQQLDEFNAKLTESRRIPDSILKNMKNKPATAHPMDVLQSSILELADYDINRADDGKTANIERAISLIAKIPTIVAAWDRIRNKLEPVDPLSDNSHAHNFLYMLRGEHPKHEVSKIFDISLILHAEHSFNASTFAAREIASTRASIYASIGGAVGALSGELHGGANIQVMKMLLEIDDIANVEDWVAKRIEEGKRVMGMGHAVYRTTDPRSEVLSTLSRAISKEKESKWFDMTEKIEAVTRKIMLQTKKIHIYPNVDLYSASLYYSLGIPMDLNTPIFAISRIAGWNAHIIEEKFAEAAPKPALYRPKAVYVGRYCGPMGCEYINVLYRKPQNP
- a CDS encoding 2-amino-3,7-dideoxy-D-threo-hept-6-ulosonate synthase encodes the protein MVLGKEIRLGRILTNGKMLCIPLDHGISSGPIAGIKNIANLIDQTQDSGLTCFLVNKGIIKALPTPPRIGIIAHMSAATSLGPDPNNKILMGSVKEAIRLGADGVSLHINIGSKEEPKMLFKLGQVADECNEWNIPLIAMMYPRGENIKNPHDPSIVAHAARIGAEAGADIVKTVYTGDPNSFREVVKSCPVPIVIAGGPKSNTDSEILQMCRDAMNAGAIGVTFGRNIFQHKRPNEIIKALHSIIFEKFYNERSKLGKNKKKSE
- the tatC gene encoding twin-arginine translocase subunit TatC, which gives rise to MTPGDMLFIDHLKELRNRLLKIIVITIAIMVVCTVFGIQLVTVGGHSFYFLVPTVYNNIASQVTLFLSDNLVPPQVELIQTAPGQALYAQIYVAILLSISCAVPLIAREILAFISPAMSITSKRRAILTIILPTAALFFAGVLFSFYLAIPITLTFLYQYGQSIGVLTFLNISDFINFILQFFIAFGISFQLPLIMFFLSYSGLVGLKFWIKNFKFALLIIIVFGAVITPDGSGITMWFISVPMLALYLIGIFLIRLRIQDSNN
- the aroE gene encoding shikimate dehydrogenase, whose product is MSGIGTKPSAANEGVNIKSKAFCIIGNPIEHSLSPLMQNAAFRHANLNYSYIAFKVPADELQGAVESMRKIRMAGFNVTIPHKVEIVKLLDKLSDEASLAGSVNTVNNENGQLVGYNTDIDGVLEPIEKRISNFNGLNVLILGAGGSCRAALVGLARKKGINTISIFNRDQSKLHRVIRLGFDLNLNCIPFKFEDIVKLSEVSMKSDLIINTTSIGLQGEKSPVITDFIRKDTVVFDIVYKPINTDLIENAKKAGAKIIFGYEMLLSQGYKAFEIWTGMKAPREIMKQALFGIFGEPK
- a CDS encoding 3-dehydroquinate synthase II, with amino-acid sequence MNDPSLGKIRKNQNKKIIVKPTGYDDSDLSILPANLKKNELDKFINLVNDLKDEIDLVFINPSEIDSIDKDKVEAFKEKIVFYSKDADYVIVDDSNSEHTQKSASSQSSAPAPNLLEEKVSTNRSRYGIYRNVKSNEDITQIKEYLVSNNFSFVIIELDDWRIIPLENIIASLQSTSIEIFAVAKSIDEVETLFTILELGVDGVVITANSPDEIKKVSNIIHKSKFEIRPAVIEEVVDVGMGERVCIDTVSMLNQGEGMLVGNKSNFLFLIHNESIGSSFTSPRPFRVNAGAVHCYTIIPGGTTNYLSELESGSQVFIVNDKGLARVVVVGRAKIESRPLKLFRAKISDNEHGSIIVQNAETIRFLGKDGSILPVTHAKVGDSILVYSKPPTGRHFGMEVSNEYILEK
- a CDS encoding DNA-methyltransferase, encoding MLVRPESIYDKILLGNCNKLLKNIPANTIQLTITSPPYGNAIDYDLHTTKKNTEYYRGVTKVTLEEYLDSMVSVFNDQVFRVTKEGGYCCIVIANEVVNGTLIPLPHLLLSRLVNPSGNWSLHEEIIWHKVTGGTNRYGSFVINPYPKYYRANIMHEFILVLRKGDVKSGRTQRREILPATHEEWTKEIANSVWHIAPVPPGYINHPCPFPEEIPYRLMKIYSYNGDVVLDPFNGSGQTTKVAYNLDRHFLGMDIKQEYVDLAKSRMTSEELHIRPEALIANWKKIASHVV